One part of the Parabacteroides distasonis ATCC 8503 genome encodes these proteins:
- a CDS encoding KilA-N domain-containing protein: MAKIKVQNTEVTVITYNDKDYISLTDMVRNMENGPALIEKWLRNKNTVEFLGIWEEMYNPDFNSPEFEGIKNEAGLNRFILSVKQWVEKTNSKGIIAKAGRYGGTYAHKDIAFEFATWVSPQFKLYLLKEFQRLKEEEQAQLGWSAKRELSKINYRIHTDAIRQNLIPVEVTPAQAGIIYAEEADVLNVAMFGMTARMWREQNPGLKGNIRDYASINELICLSNMENLNAVFIDQGIPQGERLVRLNRIAIQQMRVLEDDGGRKLLE, encoded by the coding sequence ATGGCTAAAATTAAAGTCCAGAATACAGAAGTGACAGTCATCACGTACAATGACAAGGATTATATCTCCCTGACCGACATGGTCCGCAATATGGAAAACGGTCCCGCCCTTATTGAAAAGTGGTTGCGTAACAAGAATACCGTCGAGTTTCTGGGCATATGGGAGGAGATGTACAATCCGGATTTTAATTCCCCCGAATTCGAGGGAATTAAAAACGAGGCCGGATTGAACCGTTTCATCCTTTCCGTCAAACAATGGGTGGAAAAGACCAACTCCAAGGGTATCATCGCCAAGGCCGGACGCTATGGAGGGACTTACGCACACAAGGATATCGCATTCGAGTTCGCCACGTGGGTATCCCCTCAATTCAAGCTGTACCTGCTGAAAGAGTTCCAGCGGTTGAAAGAGGAGGAGCAGGCCCAGCTCGGCTGGAGTGCGAAACGGGAACTGTCAAAGATCAACTACCGCATACATACCGATGCCATCAGGCAGAACCTGATACCGGTGGAAGTCACCCCCGCACAGGCCGGCATCATCTATGCGGAAGAGGCGGACGTGCTCAACGTAGCCATGTTCGGGATGACCGCCAGGATGTGGCGTGAGCAAAATCCCGGTCTGAAGGGCAATATCCGTGACTATGCCTCCATCAATGAACTGATCTGCCTCTCCAATATGGAAAACCTGAACGCCGTATTCATAGACCAGGGCATACCGCAGGGCGAACGGCTCGTGAGACTGAACCGGATAGCTATCCAGCAAATGCGTGTGCTGGAAGATGATGGCGGACGAAAACTGCTTGAATGA
- a CDS encoding site-specific integrase, which produces MKTSMSRSTFKILFYVKKGSERANGYLPLMCRLTVDGEIKQFSCKLDVPPKLWDVKTARATGKSAEAQKINAAVDRIRVDVNRRYQELMQSDGYVTAARLRDACLGLGVKRETLLKLFEQHNEEFIKKVGHSRVQGTYNRYRTIYRHLCEFVPKVYRRDDIPLKELNLTFINNFEYFLRTEKKCRTNTVWGYMIGLKHVISIARNSGALPFNPFAGYINSPESVDRGYLTEREIQTLMEAPVKSGTCELVRDLFIFSVFTGLAYADVKALTTDRLQTFFDGNLWIITRRRKTNTESNIRLLDVPKRIIEKYKGLSKDDHVFPVPSNGRCNTILKELGRQCGFKIRLTYHVARHTNATTVLLSHGVPIETVSRLLGHTDLKTTQIYARITNQKISSDMEILSHKLEKMEKEICDAI; this is translated from the coding sequence ATGAAAACGAGTATGAGCAGATCGACCTTCAAAATCCTCTTCTACGTGAAGAAGGGCAGCGAGAGAGCCAACGGCTATCTCCCCCTGATGTGCCGTCTTACGGTGGACGGCGAAATCAAGCAGTTCAGCTGCAAGCTGGACGTGCCCCCGAAACTTTGGGACGTGAAAACGGCACGTGCCACGGGCAAGAGCGCCGAGGCGCAGAAAATCAATGCGGCGGTTGACCGGATACGTGTGGACGTGAACCGCCGTTACCAGGAACTGATGCAGTCCGACGGCTATGTCACCGCCGCCAGGCTGAGGGACGCCTGCCTCGGACTGGGCGTGAAACGCGAGACGCTGCTGAAGCTCTTCGAGCAGCACAATGAGGAGTTCATCAAGAAAGTGGGACACAGCCGCGTGCAGGGAACATACAACCGCTACCGTACCATATACAGGCATCTGTGCGAGTTCGTCCCGAAAGTGTACCGCCGTGACGACATCCCCCTGAAGGAACTCAACCTGACGTTCATCAACAACTTCGAGTATTTCCTGCGTACGGAGAAGAAATGCCGCACCAATACCGTATGGGGTTACATGATCGGGCTCAAGCACGTCATCTCCATCGCCCGCAACAGCGGCGCGCTTCCCTTCAACCCCTTCGCCGGGTACATCAACTCCCCCGAGAGCGTTGACCGGGGCTACCTGACGGAGCGTGAGATACAGACGCTGATGGAGGCCCCGGTGAAAAGCGGGACCTGCGAACTGGTACGCGACCTCTTCATCTTCTCTGTGTTCACCGGACTGGCATACGCGGACGTGAAGGCACTGACGACCGACCGGCTCCAGACCTTCTTCGACGGTAACCTCTGGATCATCACCCGCCGTCGCAAGACAAACACCGAGTCCAACATCCGCCTGCTGGACGTGCCCAAGCGCATCATAGAGAAGTATAAGGGGCTGTCCAAGGACGACCATGTATTTCCGGTACCGAGCAACGGCAGATGCAACACCATATTGAAGGAACTTGGCAGGCAGTGCGGTTTCAAGATACGGCTGACCTATCATGTGGCCCGGCATACGAACGCCACCACCGTGCTGCTCTCGCACGGTGTGCCCATCGAGACCGTAAGCCGTCTTTTGGGGCATACGGATTTGAAAACCACCCAGATATATGCCCGGATAACCAACCAGAAGATCAGCAGCGACATGGAAATCCTGTCCCATAAGCTGGAAAAGATGGAGAAGGAAATATGCGATGCCATCTGA
- a CDS encoding TrpB-like pyridoxal phosphate-dependent enzyme: MSTKKFLLEEKDIPTAWYNIVADMKNKPLPILNPQTKQPLKEEDLYPLFSKGVSHQEMNTTDTWIEIPDEVRELYKVWRPTPLVRATGLEKALDTPAHIYFKNESVSPIGSHKLNSALAQAYYCKQEGTTNITTETGAGQWGAALSYAAKAFGLELAVYMVKVSYHQKPYRRSIMQTFGAQVVASPSMSTKAGRKILTDHPNYQGSLGTAISEAVELAMQTPNCKYTLGSVLNHVMLHQTVIGLEAEKQMEMAGEYPDVVIGCFGGGSNFSGITFPFLRHKLTEGKDIRVIAAEPASCPKLTRGQFQYDFGDEAGYTPLIPMFTLGHNFSPANIHAGGLRYHGAGSIVSQLMKDELMSAVDIKQLDTFKAATLFAQAEGIIPAPESSHAIAAAIHEAEQAKIEGKPRTILFNLSGHGLIDMAAYDQYLSGDLTNYEVTDEEVANNLKDLEKII; the protein is encoded by the coding sequence ATGAGTACTAAAAAGTTTTTGCTAGAAGAAAAAGATATACCTACGGCATGGTATAATATCGTAGCGGATATGAAGAACAAACCGCTGCCGATCTTAAATCCACAAACTAAACAGCCCTTAAAGGAGGAAGATTTATATCCTCTATTCTCGAAAGGCGTCTCGCATCAAGAAATGAACACGACAGACACATGGATCGAGATCCCCGATGAAGTACGCGAGCTTTATAAGGTATGGCGACCGACTCCGTTGGTTCGTGCCACCGGATTGGAAAAAGCACTGGATACGCCCGCCCATATCTATTTCAAGAACGAGAGTGTAAGCCCGATCGGTTCACATAAGTTGAATTCGGCCTTGGCTCAGGCTTATTATTGTAAACAAGAGGGTACGACAAATATCACGACCGAGACAGGCGCCGGACAATGGGGTGCCGCTCTTTCTTATGCGGCAAAAGCTTTCGGCTTGGAACTTGCCGTTTATATGGTAAAGGTTAGTTACCACCAGAAGCCCTACCGTCGTTCGATCATGCAGACTTTCGGAGCACAAGTTGTTGCCTCCCCGAGTATGAGTACGAAAGCCGGACGTAAGATCTTGACAGACCATCCTAATTATCAAGGTAGTCTAGGTACCGCCATCTCCGAGGCGGTAGAGCTGGCCATGCAGACACCGAACTGTAAATATACATTAGGTAGCGTATTAAACCACGTTATGCTGCATCAGACCGTTATCGGACTGGAAGCTGAGAAACAAATGGAAATGGCTGGCGAGTACCCCGATGTCGTTATCGGTTGTTTCGGTGGTGGTTCCAACTTCTCCGGTATCACATTCCCATTCCTGCGCCATAAACTAACGGAAGGTAAGGATATCCGGGTTATAGCGGCGGAACCGGCATCTTGCCCAAAACTTACAAGAGGGCAATTCCAATATGACTTCGGAGATGAGGCTGGCTATACCCCGCTAATCCCGATGTTTACGTTGGGACATAATTTCTCTCCAGCGAATATCCATGCGGGAGGTTTGCGTTATCATGGCGCCGGCTCCATCGTCAGCCAGTTGATGAAAGACGAATTGATGAGCGCCGTGGATATCAAGCAATTGGATACCTTTAAGGCCGCTACTCTATTCGCGCAAGCGGAAGGAATCATACCGGCCCCGGAATCATCCCACGCTATCGCCGCAGCTATCCATGAGGCAGAGCAAGCCAAAATCGAAGGTAAACCTCGTACGATCTTGTTCAACTTATCGGGGCACGGCTTGATCGATATGGCCGCCTACGACCAATATCTATCCGGTGATCTAACAAACTATGAGGTAACGGATGAGGAAGTAGCTAACAATTTGAAAGATTTGGAGAAAATCATCTGA
- a CDS encoding DcaP family trimeric outer membrane transporter: MRRITLLLVGMLALFSTTAQRKNFTYKFYGFVRGDLFYNSRANMAPIDGNFYLYPLDKSFDADGKDLNATPNGSFYTFTSRLGLDVTGPDIGKARSSAKIETDFGGFSGSNTMLRIRQAYVNLDWGKSAVLVGITWHPLFGAVMPDVLNLSTGAPFQPFNRSPQIRYQYKANSRVQLTASVLWQLQYLSSGPKGMSEDYIKNSCIPEMFVGADFTPADGWLMGLGAHMISLKPRTSTEWKEQTFKVNERMTAFSYEAHLKYSGRNYTFAAKTLMASALDHTALLGGYGVSSVDSRTGEQGYTPFRHSTTWVNFAYGTKWRPGVFVGYTKNLGTGKSLVSADKVYGMGLDIDQLITVSLNVSYNLPHWKFGFEYCPATAYYGTTDLESGRIEQTHAITNHRILGLMMYYF; this comes from the coding sequence ATGAGACGGATTACCCTGTTGCTCGTGGGGATGCTAGCCTTATTTTCTACGACAGCGCAAAGAAAAAACTTCACTTACAAATTCTACGGCTTCGTCCGTGGAGATCTTTTCTACAATTCCCGGGCTAATATGGCTCCGATCGATGGGAACTTTTATCTCTATCCTTTGGATAAGAGTTTTGATGCGGATGGCAAGGATTTGAACGCCACGCCGAATGGCAGTTTCTATACGTTCACTTCCCGCTTGGGCTTGGACGTGACGGGTCCCGATATCGGCAAGGCTCGTTCCTCCGCTAAGATAGAGACGGACTTTGGCGGTTTTTCCGGTAGTAATACGATGTTACGTATCCGGCAGGCATACGTAAACTTGGATTGGGGAAAATCGGCGGTATTAGTAGGGATCACGTGGCATCCCTTGTTTGGCGCCGTGATGCCGGATGTCTTGAATCTTTCCACCGGAGCGCCGTTCCAGCCTTTCAACCGTAGCCCGCAGATCCGTTACCAGTATAAGGCGAATAGCCGGGTACAACTGACGGCTTCCGTGTTGTGGCAATTACAATACCTTTCCAGCGGACCGAAAGGAATGAGCGAGGATTATATCAAGAATAGTTGCATTCCGGAGATGTTCGTGGGGGCGGACTTTACCCCCGCGGATGGCTGGTTGATGGGTCTCGGCGCTCATATGATCTCCTTGAAGCCCCGTACTTCCACGGAATGGAAGGAGCAAACTTTTAAGGTGAACGAGCGAATGACGGCCTTCTCTTACGAGGCACATTTGAAGTATAGCGGAAGAAACTATACCTTTGCGGCGAAAACCTTGATGGCCTCTGCCTTGGATCATACCGCTTTATTGGGCGGTTACGGGGTGAGCTCGGTGGACTCCCGTACGGGCGAACAGGGATATACGCCTTTTCGCCATTCTACGACATGGGTGAATTTCGCCTACGGAACGAAATGGAGACCGGGAGTTTTCGTCGGATATACGAAGAATTTGGGAACCGGGAAGTCCTTGGTCTCAGCGGATAAGGTGTATGGTATGGGATTGGATATCGATCAATTAATAACCGTCAGCTTAAACGTATCGTATAATTTACCGCATTGGAAGTTCGGTTTCGAGTATTGTCCGGCGACAGCTTATTATGGCACGACCGACTTAGAGAGCGGACGTATCGAGCAAACACATGCGATAACGAATCATCGTATATTAGGTTTGATGATGTATTATTTTTAA